From Carya illinoinensis cultivar Pawnee chromosome 5, C.illinoinensisPawnee_v1, whole genome shotgun sequence, one genomic window encodes:
- the LOC122309244 gene encoding mitotic spindle checkpoint protein MAD2 isoform X1: MASRTVAKDIITLRGSAAIASEFFGYAANSILYNRGVYPEESFVKVKKYGLPMLLTQDEGVKSFVANLTSQLSEWLEAGKLQRIVLVIMSKATNEVLERWNFSIETDSEVVEKGVSREKSDKEIMREIQAIMRQIASSITYLPCLDEPCVFDVLAYTDKDVAVPFTWIESDPKLIANPQMVKLHSFDTKIHKVDTLVSYKNDEWDEQ; encoded by the exons ATGGCTTCAAGAACTGTTGCTAAAGATATCATCACCCTTCGAGGTTCAGCGGCAATTGCCAGCGAGTTCTTTG GGTATGCTGCAAACAG TATTCTCTACAATCGGGGAGTTTATCCGGAAGAAAGTTTTGTCAAGGTAAAAAAATATGGGCTTCCAATGCTGCTTACTCAGGATGAGGGTGTCAAATCCTTCGTTGCCAACTTAACCTCTCAGCTTTCCG AATGGCTGGAAGCTGGAAAGTTACAGAGGATTGTTCTTGTAATAATGAGCAAGGCTACCAATGAGGTTCTAGAAAGGTGGAACTTTAGCATCGAGACGGATAGCGAGGTTGTTGAGAAGGG TGTCTCAAGGGAGAAGAGTGACAAGGAAATCATGAGAGAAATTCAAGCTATCATGCGGCAGATTGCTTCAAGCATTACCTACTTGCCATGCCTCGACGAACCAT GTGTGTTTGATGTTTTGGCATACACTGATAAAGATGTTGCAGTTCCATTCACTTGGATTGAGAGCGACCCCAAACTCATAGCAAATCCACAAATGGTCAAATTGCATTCATTTGATACCAAG ATTCACAAGGTTGACACTCTTGTTTCGTACAAGAACGACGAATGGGACGAGCAGTAG
- the LOC122309244 gene encoding mitotic spindle checkpoint protein MAD2 isoform X2 — MLQTGNNIGILYNRGVYPEESFVKVKKYGLPMLLTQDEGVKSFVANLTSQLSEWLEAGKLQRIVLVIMSKATNEVLERWNFSIETDSEVVEKGVSREKSDKEIMREIQAIMRQIASSITYLPCLDEPCVFDVLAYTDKDVAVPFTWIESDPKLIANPQMVKLHSFDTKIHKVDTLVSYKNDEWDEQ; from the exons ATGCTGCAAACAGGTAACAACATTGG TATTCTCTACAATCGGGGAGTTTATCCGGAAGAAAGTTTTGTCAAGGTAAAAAAATATGGGCTTCCAATGCTGCTTACTCAGGATGAGGGTGTCAAATCCTTCGTTGCCAACTTAACCTCTCAGCTTTCCG AATGGCTGGAAGCTGGAAAGTTACAGAGGATTGTTCTTGTAATAATGAGCAAGGCTACCAATGAGGTTCTAGAAAGGTGGAACTTTAGCATCGAGACGGATAGCGAGGTTGTTGAGAAGGG TGTCTCAAGGGAGAAGAGTGACAAGGAAATCATGAGAGAAATTCAAGCTATCATGCGGCAGATTGCTTCAAGCATTACCTACTTGCCATGCCTCGACGAACCAT GTGTGTTTGATGTTTTGGCATACACTGATAAAGATGTTGCAGTTCCATTCACTTGGATTGAGAGCGACCCCAAACTCATAGCAAATCCACAAATGGTCAAATTGCATTCATTTGATACCAAG ATTCACAAGGTTGACACTCTTGTTTCGTACAAGAACGACGAATGGGACGAGCAGTAG